The sequence AGTTGAAAGATGCATATGGATTTTTTATATTGGATGTGTGGAGAATAGAATGGAGCTCAAAGCATGCACCATAGTTTGAGGACTCAGCAGCCCAAAATTTTGACTCGGACTCTGCAAAAAGCTTGGCACAGTCTtgacaaaaaaaaacatcatattTACACAAAAGATAAGAAATTAATACATTTAGATAACATAAAAGTTTaatttgactatcaatttgtcataattcaaacattacacTTATCTGATCCTCAAACTCTCAGAATTGAAAATCTCATAGTTTCAAAGTCGAACAATACACTGTAAtacaacaaaattataaataatattaataaattaataaccaGCATTATAGCTGTTTACACATGACAATATGTCAAAATGTAAAAAACAACCAATCTTCGTCTTTCCCCTCCTAGTGTATTTTAATGTACAAGTCACTCTGGAGTGTTTAATTCTACCATGTTTATCACCTCGTCCAGATATTAAAGTAAAAACAGAAAAAGAGTTGCTTGGTCACACTCTGACTGCTGCTTCATGTGCTCGGATTTGTCCTTAAATTCTTGTTGAAACTTTTTTTTTTCTCTCGTTAAGTTAAGTAGTAGGTTAAACATTCCACTCTTGCATTTTTTATTTAGATTTCTGCCATTTCCCTCTCTTAGATTTTCTTCCAATGGTTCATTGAAAACTGACCTCGTCAACTAGACAAATTTAAGGGCTCTTTCTAGATTTTTGATAGCTAGTGCGACTTTGTTGGACCATTGATTGCCAGATTTCTACCTAACATTTCCTTAGGATGAGAAATAAAGCAAATTCATTAGACAGGAAGAACTATAGATCACAGAAATACAGAAAAAGTAATCTTTGTATGAAAGATAATGCTTTAATTGGATAATTGCCCAAGAGTGTACCATTATTGTTTACAGATGCCTTGTAGTGGCACATGTTTTTAAAGTTTTTGGTATAAATTTAGGGCTAAGACATAAATTTTGCAAGTGATACTTGGGAATTTTTTATGCAACCATACATGATTTTGTCAATACTGATTTCTGTTTTGTTCTCACTATGTGCATTGGTAATTGTGTGTGTACAGTGATGTGCCCTTTGTACTGCTATCATCAGAAGCACCCAGTTAATCTTGTGCTGCTGGGATTTTTTACCGTGTTTCTAAGCCTCACAGTTGGCATATCATGTGCATACACGAAAGGTTGGTTAATCCATTCATATACCTAATCATAGCCTATTTGCTTGTTGTCAGTGATAGAATAGGAAGTAAAGGCATCTCTTCTTTTTGTGTTTGCTTTGTTATTTTAGAAAGTGATTTATATCTGATGTTTGAACATGAATACTCAGGAAGGATTGTTCTTGAAGCTTTGATACTAACAGCAGCTGTGGTCTTCTCGCTTACTGGCTACACGTTCTGGGCTTCCAAAAAGGGCAAAGATTTTAGTTTCTTAGGCCCAGTTCTCTTTGCCAGCCTTCTTGTCCTCTTTCTGTTTGGTTTTATTCAGGTTATGGACTCTTTCCTTTTGTTTTCCTAcctttcttgttttcttattttctaggCATATAAATCCTGGTTTATTTGCTTCATCTTAATTTTGTGGACAAAGAAATTTAGGTCCTTAATCCTTGGTTTAACTTTAAACAGTGCTGTTTTTTCTATCTGGCAATTGAACACAAATTATGTGCAAACTTGTATCATCCACATCTGGGAAATTTGTGCTACACTTTAGGCCTGTGTCTGTTCTGTCAGGAGGTGAAGGAAAGATGAAATACATGAAACAAGTGCAGTGCAGATTGATTGGGATTTAACTTAGTTCACTTAGTGTATGGGGAAATACATATATCTGCACAACCTCACCAGACGATCTGTGTCTCAATTTTCTCTCTACAAGGGCTATCAAAAATTCCAGCAATCAAAAAATTAAAGTAACATGGTGTCATGGACTAAATTCATTCATACCAAAGGACGTATTTGATATATTTTAAGTAGCCATCTTTTAAATTTGAAGTTTGTCAGCTATCATATTCTGTGTAGCTTGAATCTGACTTTTATTTGTCCTAATTGTAAAACTCCATGAGCTTTTAGTCTATCTATACTTGTTGGCTGCATaattatttcaaataaattcaGTTGAGGTCTGTTTTCCTATCTTTGTCGCAAGACTATATAATAAATGGCAGAAATTGTCTTATGGCAAGTTGGTAACAACTAGAATCTATAGCATTAGTATGTACCGATGGCATTAATAATGGCTCCCTCTGCTATAAATATTTCCCGATCACAAGTTCTTTCTGATTATGTGGTGGAGGCCTCTTTATTCATGATGCTTGCTTCCTTGCATCAACCTAGTAGATGCTtgtttgcagtatttgaataggcTAGATATTTATTTACCCCTTTATGGCATTCTGGAATGTAATACATTCTTAAAGCTCCTACAGACTAGACAGGTAGAGGAAATATGCATGCTAATAAATAAGATAGTAGTACCTTACTAACCTATATTACATTTGAATTCAATTGATAAGGCAAGATCTGGAAAACAAAATGAGCAATATATGAACTCACTTTGCTAGCCATACAATAGGCTCAGAGATTTATTTCAGCACCAAGCTAAGTAAACTTTTTGAGGCACTTGGTTAAGATCACTACTTCTGCAGTGTGATGTCATGTGGTGTTATTTTACTTCTGCATATTTGGAGTTGCTCGCTTTTTCATGTTTTGCCATCTGCTAGGGATTAGCCCTTGCATTATGACTGCCATGGTACAATAAATTTTATTAATGGATACTGTTCCATGTTGAGAAAAGGTCACAAATGTCGGCTTTTGACACAATATTGAGAAAGCAATTTAATCTGGCTAAAAACCTACCTTTTCCAGCTTTTCCATGGTATCCTATAGTCCTGAATCCTGTCTCATTTGTCCATTCTTCTGAGATTGGACCCTTGTGAATTCTTGATGAATGAGATGAAGATTGACGCATTGTGAATGGTTGTCTAGGCCTgcacaaaaaaaaatgaagaaaatatctagaaAACATTTATGCTTTTTAGTTTCCTATCTCATTTATTGCCCACTTCTTTCTTATAGATACATTGAAATGAAACATATCGTACAGTTAGTATCCCTGGCTTGGTAAAGGTAGCTTTATTTTAATTGATTTTCCCATTACCTAAGGCTCCATGCAATAACTCTTACGCAACAAACAATGTGTGCTCATATATGATGTTAACTGGTAATTGTATCTGCTGTAGATTTGAGGGATCGGTCCTTTTCATGGATGGCCAACTGGACCGCATCTTATATGTTAACTAATtgcttctgttttctaagtttctTGCATATTGGGTTGATTGTCCTAAAATACATACTAACTGACAATAGTAACTTGTATTTACTCTGCAAGCAGATTTTCTTTCCCCTTGGTTCTCTCTCGACAACCATTTATGGTGGAGTGGCAGCTATCATTTTTTCGGGATACATTGTATATGATACTGACAACCTAATAAAGAGGTTTACTTATGATCAGTATGTCTGGGCTTCAGTCGTTCTCTACTTGGACATTTTGAATCTATTCCTGTCCTTACTGCAATTATTGAGGGGAAGCGATTGAGGATCTTGGCATAATCAACATTTTGCAGAGTCCGGAAGATTATTATGAAAAGTTCATAATAGTGGAATATTATTCTAAAATAAGCAACTGTATTAGGTATTATACTTTCTCTTAAGGTTGTTCCTTGTGGTAACACAACTGGAACTCTACCAACTTGACAATGGTTCAGAATTCTCGAGGGACAGTTTGAGAGACACAATTAAGTTTTAGTGTTCAATTTCTGTTAAAAAAACAAGTAGCAGGATGTTTGGGGCATAGTGCCCACAATATGTATATCTTTGTACCTGACATTTATTTATCTGCATCTTCTTAACATTTATGACTCAAAGCGGTACATAGATCTTTATCTATTGGTTATTTTCTAATACTAGTGTGTTTGATAGGTCACATTGTTTTAAATGTAGCCATATTTGTAAGAGTATCATATCTTAGTCGAGTGCGAAAGAAATATATGGGAATGCACTATACCATGTTATTATGTTTGGTGACTGGATATGTGTACTTAATTTTTTGCAACGCTATGTACTTAATTTTTTGCAACGATATTTACAGAATATTTAGAATATAAAATGATACTGGTGTGTTTTCTCATTTCTTATTACCAT is a genomic window of Cryptomeria japonica chromosome 7, Sugi_1.0, whole genome shotgun sequence containing:
- the LOC131030057 gene encoding BI1-like protein yields the protein MSKLHGFSKLGDPDLESGGTLYPGLSLEDNELRWSFIRKVYSILSMQLMLTVAVAATVVLYTPLTLYITATPGLLIGVSILPLILMCPLYCYHQKHPVNLVLLGFFTVFLSLTVGISCAYTKGRIVLEALILTAAVVFSLTGYTFWASKKGKDFSFLGPVLFASLLVLFLFGFIQIFFPLGSLSTTIYGGVAAIIFSGYIVYDTDNLIKRFTYDQYVWASVVLYLDILNLFLSLLQLLRGSD